The genomic region CATTCTCCTCTGAACTgttgatgtagagatgtgtctgctactagaactctgtgtggcattcatctgggctctaatctgaggtgctgttaacttgTGATTTCTGAGGCTGGTGACTCAGATGAACTTATTCTCAGCTGCAGAAGTTactcttggtcttcctttccTGGGGTGGTCCTCATGTGGGCCAGTTTTGTCATAGCGCTTGATGGTTTTTGCGACTGTACTTGgggacacattcaaagtttgactgactgaccttcattaaagtaatgatggactgtcATTTCTCTTTACGTAGCTGAGTGGTTCTTAccataatatgaattctaacagttgtcaaatagggctgtcagctgtataccaacctgacttctgcacaacacaactgatggtcccaaccccattaagaaggcaagaaattccacaaatgaaccctgacaaggcacatctgtgaagtgaaaactATTTCAGGTGACTACTATTCATGAAGTTCATTGAGAGAAGGCCAAGGGTTCGCagcgctgtcaacaaagcaaaggttgGCTactttgaagaatctaaaatatgaaacatatttagagtcatttcacacttttttgtttactacataattccatgtGTTCATcaatagttttgatgccttcagtgagaatctacaatgtaaatagtcgtgaaaaaacattcaatgagaaagggtttTATGATTAATGTGGACCCAATTTATGTTGTATTACAATAAAtatcaatataataataaccAATATGCATTATAATTTTATAGAGGAGTTGTTctggatacattttttgtgaaatatatTCTGTCACACATAAAGAACACATTGATTACCTGCCACTCCTGTAGGGAAGGCCACAAGGCGCTCCACAGGGGCGATCCATTTATTGGGGACCACCGTCACTGGATCAGAGTAATACTTCCATATCAAGGAgatcatcacagcagcctgacAGATAAAAGAATTAGATTTTGTTGATATATAACACACAATGGGTATTTAATTGGCTTTTCATTATGCATACAAGTGTCACGGTAAAGTGCTTGAATAGCATTAACTGTAAGTTTTGGATCAAATAGATGGTTTGTAGATACATTTTAAGTACGGCTGTAGTTCTGTGTTGGTCTCATAGTTACTGAATGCATTTGTACTTTAACATAACATTTCCACTGACCTGCAGTATATAGAAGACAATGTTCACAACCCATTTCATTTTGGCTTGTTGTGCTGTTCTTGATTTCACTGcaaaagtgaagaaaacaaacaggtttGAGACTCAATACACTGTTTTCTTGTGGTGATGTTGCCCTCTTTAATAATATCCCAGTGACTTAGAATTTGATAATCACATTAAATAGCAAGTAATTTAGTCTTCTTTATTTGAATTGCTAAAAAAGCAGGAAGCAAACATCTATTCTTGTATATTGTCAATTACTGGGTTTTAACCAGCCACCGGGTAACATGGCATGTATCACAACAGTGTGTTCTTTGtaagagatatatatatatatatatatatatatatatatttatttatttatttttttcagtgaagaGTTCCTCTTAATGAACACAATGAAGAGTTCCTCTTAATGAACACAGTGGTAGAGACTATCATCGTAAGTGTAATAAATCTAAGAGAAAAATGATTGGTTGTCACTTGTTGAAGTCATATGGAGTACGACATGGGCTGTTTAGCTTGGTAATGGGAGATTCACACTGTCAATCAGAGAAAGAATAGATGATCACAGTATCTGAAACAGCATTTGCTCTGCCGTGCATGTTCATGAAACCTTAATTCTGTTTACTTCGACTTCCTTTCTGTGCATGCGATAGTCCTGAAGCTGACGGTGAAGGACAGCAACAGGCAGCAGCTGTTCCCACTGTACACTCAGTAAGTGTGTTATACAAAACCTCCTGCCACTTCCTGTGGTTGGTGGTTTCAGTGTGTGAATCTGCTGTAGTAGGCATGCACAGGTGTGGAAGGTACAATATGTGCCTTTAACGTTTAAAgtgacagagaggaaactgtGGACCAACAGAGGGTGGACTACATAGCAGTAACGCAAATAAAAAGAACAGCCCTACAGGAAAGGCTACCTTTCTGAAGCTTACGTGCATTTTTGGCAAGTGTCAATATTGATAAAAAGATTTAGAGGTCATAATTTGGGGGACATGGTCGCTAGATGGCCCTGATGTTATGAATTCAGCATAATAGAAGCTTCCTAGTCTGTTGTTATGGTACTGGACTTCATTTTGGGGCTCCTGTCACCCGTCGCTCACAATAACTACTTCTGTCTCTCACCATGTGTTTTCAGCTTGTCAgtcattttgttgattttgcGCTCCAATCTGGCATATCTGGCAAACTCATCCATCATGCTGATGGAAGACTGCTCCTTCTTCATCTCCTGGACTTCGGCCCTCATCTCACTCTCTTGCTCAGCATCCTTCTGCACCATCTTTGTGAGCTTAAAATAAGGGAAATTATAAGAGTTTAATTATGAAGCGATAGGTAGGTGCTGTTTATGGAGGCAGAGGCTCAATCACACGGTTCCCAGACAACAGAAGAGGATATCAACCACAGATATAATCTTTTGCACAGTTTCAGGATACAGATTAACATTTTGGTGGGCTATCTTTAGCATTAACGCTAAATTGTAAACAGAcacattattaatgttatagTCGGCTTCTTGAGCAATGGTGCAGCACTAAAATGTTTCccccccgtgtgtgtgtgtgtgtacccatACCGGGTTTTCGGGAAAACCCCACCCTCTGACTGCAGCTGAACAGTTGTTTCAAGCTAGCGAGCTATCCATGTAGCATCATCCATTAGCTTTAACTCGCAGTGAGCTAAGCTAATCAACGATGCTCTGTGCAACAAGAACTGCACTAACACTCACGATAAATAGTGGCAACACGCACCTtgaagggaaaaacacacagtacattgGAGCAATAACCGCTACTTACGAACGAGGATATGCTCGGCAGGAGTGTTTTCATGAGATTGCACAGAAAAACCGAGCCCAGCACAAGGAACCACGCATAGCCGGCCGCCATGTTTGTTCCTCCTCCTTGTTGCAGCTGTGGAGCCGCTGGTCGACACAGCAGCGCACTTACACAACAAATAGGCCAGTCATGTTTTTGCTGGTGATGGCTACAGGCGGAGAAAAGctacttattttatttaaaaaacgcAACCCCAGTTCACACATTGAGCCCAACGTGTCACAAGATAGAATGTAGCAATCTTAGATTTGTTGCTTGTGTGGTGTATCAATAATTTAATTGTTACTTTGTAAGCCTTCAGTGTCTGCATGCAGGGGCgctttaacaacaacaaagacaaacacatcacacagcCTGGAAAATGCGACATTTGGAGACAAGACCTTCTTCCATCATATTATCGCGTGTTATCACGTACATTCTTATTTAATACCTCATAACATTTACATGGTTGCCATGCATTTTCCCTATCCTGGGAACAGCCCGTGATTAGAAAGTGAGAGTTGGCTGGGGTGGACTGATTGGCACACGGTCCTGCCCACACAGGTAAGATGTTATGGTTCAAAAATGTGTTGCCTCCACGTTAAAGCCAATCACTGGAAGCAAGGGGCGGGGGATACGTCCTTCTGGTGGGTTGGTAGGATAAGGGATAAAATATACCAAGAAGGGGATCCAATCCGGTTCGAGCTAGTTCTAGTAATGGTCGGACGTGTATGTTAAGTTACAGACTGTTCTGGAGGTGTAGGCTGAGGTGTAGGTCTGACTCACTATTAGTTTGCTGAACTGTAAAAGGCCGTATTGTTCCTTTTTTCGTTTCTTACCTCTGTCGCACAACCTAAACAACAATGGGAAGGAAGAAAGTAAGTTGAAATGTGTACATATATGCGGAATGTGATACATACGGCTTATTTATTAACGAGTTAAAAATGCATGAAGTGTATTTCTTTGTCGATAACAATGTATGATTTCACACTGCACGAGCTGTATTGTAGCGTTAGAAGCGCTCGCCACAGTGTGTCCATGCGCATGCATGCATGAGGTCCACCTTTACTGTGCTCAGGTCTGTCGTGTCCACCCTGTTGATACAGGGAAGTGGCGCCTTTTTACTTAGGACAGAGCACCGTGCGTTTTCACCGAACAACTTCGGCGATTTGCACGGCTTCGTTTTAATACGACTAATCGGCGGCTCGCTCGCTCAAAATGTCCACCTGGCCGTGGTTTAACGATAATTAGTCTTCTCTGTGCGCCCGGATCAAACAAAGAGGTGTAACCACCGTCGAAGAGCAGGTTGCCATTTCGAGGAAATTCCCTCGCCGATTAAATCGACTCATGTATTTTTCGAGCTCATCGGGCGACTTTGCATTTGGGATACGTGGAGTTGTTTTGTGCGTTTTTTGCAGCCCGACACCGTTGAGATTTTGACCTCTGTGCCTGTGCGCACTTTAAAGCTTGGCTTGAGGTGTGCAGCCTTTTCTTCAGGCAAGCGTCATGGCAGCTGgaagaaaaagggggaaaaaaaaacatcgaaAAGACAGCGACACATCTGGTCGTGCAAGCACACCTCGTTTATTACCACATTGGGGAAGTTGTTTTATTGAATAACTCGTTTGGAGCTTAAAGCAAAgatttgcttttgcttttgcaCGGGAGCGCGTGAGGAGGTGGGGCGACACTTCCCTCTTCTTTAAGTCGCCACCATGCTTACTTAAACATTTCTGTGGCACGAAGTAACGCACTA from Sparus aurata chromosome 2, fSpaAur1.1, whole genome shotgun sequence harbors:
- the get1 gene encoding guided entry of tail-anchored proteins factor 1, yielding MHGNHVNVMSALLCRPAAPQLQQGGGTNMAAGYAWFLVLGSVFLCNLMKTLLPSISSFLTKMVQKDAEQESEMRAEVQEMKKEQSSISMMDEFARYARLERKINKMTDKLKTHVKSRTAQQAKMKWVVNIVFYILQAAVMISLIWKYYSDPVTVVPNKWIAPVERLVAFPTGVAGGVGITCWLVVCNKVVTLGLHAVN